From a region of the Triticum aestivum cultivar Chinese Spring chromosome 7D, IWGSC CS RefSeq v2.1, whole genome shotgun sequence genome:
- the LOC123165756 gene encoding DNA-binding protein RHL1, with product MVAKKPAASAAAGAVGPEAEERKRLRSLAFSKGLLQRGEPAAPRAALPPSGAVARLQGRDIVRPRGQRRGRFLFSFPGLLAPAAAGGRVGELADLGTKNPVLYLEFPQGRMKLLGTHVYPKNKYLTLQMTRSAKGVACEDVFESMIVFPEAWWVGTKEENPDELKLEFPKEMQNAAEDVDFKGGAGAASGEVVTVNKPRKQAAVPRTAEPRTPEPHTPEYESDADSEDSDVKDEIGTQTTSDTPVRKSARTAGKTFKFAELAGGDSAESDTEIEFAEDLDEKMESAEIKEEIPGEDIKEEIPSEDIKPEDPPAESLSIKKQPLVQANLSAMFKKAEEKKRPTTTRSPKGSPATKGPAAKKQRATPTKKQSPAKKEASGSQKKQKAKVEEDEIEELSDDPSQDDDAAPAKKQRGTPKGKQSAAKKEASGSRKKKKPKVDEELSDESYQDDDMGEEEEDDDSDDDWAG from the exons ATGGTGGCGAAGAAGCCGGCCGCGTCAGCGGCAGCCGGCGCCGTTGGCCCGGAGGCGGAGGAGCGGAAGCGCCTGCGTTCGCTGGCCTTCTCCAAGGGCCTGCTGCAGCGCGGCGAGCCGGCGGCGCCGCGGGCGGCGCTGCCGCCGTCCGGCGCCGTGGCGCGGTTGCAGGGGCGCGACATCGTGCGGCCGCGGGGCCAGCGCAGGGGCCGCTTCCTCTTCTCCttccccggcctcctcgcgcccgccgccgccggcggccgcgtCGGGGAGCTCGCCGACCTCGGCACCAAGAATCCCGTCCTCTACCTCGAGTTCCCGCAG GGGAGGATGAAGCTGCTGGGGACGCACGTGTACCCCAAGAACAAGTACCTCACGCTGCAGATGACCAGATCCGCCAAGGGCGTCGCCTGCGAGGACGTCTTCGAGAGCATG ATTGTGTTTCCCGAAGCCTGGTGGGTCGGGACGAAGGAAGAGAACCCCGACGAGCTCAAACTCGAGTTTCCAAAAGAGATGCAGAAT GCTGCGGAAGATGTTGATTTTAAAGGCGGGGCAGGTGCTGCCAGTGGCGAGGTAGTTACAGTAAATAAACCCAGAAAGCAGGCCGCTGTGCCCCGCACAGCAGAGCCCCGCACACCAGAGCCCCACACACCAGAGTATGAATCCGATGCTGATTCAGAGGATTCGGATGTTAAGGATGAGATTGGCACGCAGACTACGAGTGATACACCTGTTAGGAAATCTGCCAGAACTGCTGGGAAGACCTTCAA GTTCGCAGAGCTCGCTGGAGGAGATTCGGCTGAAAGTGACACTGAGATTGAGTTTGCTGAGGACTTGGATGAGAAG ATGGAGAGTGCAGAAATTAAGGAAGAAATCCCAGGTGAAGACATTAAGGAAGAAATCCCAAGTGAAGACATTAAACCTGAAGATCCTCCAGCAGAGTCTCTTTCTATCAAGAAGCAACCACTTGTTCAGGCTAATTTGTCTGCCATGTTTAAAAAAGCAGAAGAAAAAAAG AGACCTACAACTACAAGAAGTCCTAAAGGTTCTCCAGCTACAAAAG GTCCTGCTGCTAAGAAGCAGCGAGCAACTCCAACGAAAAAACAGTCACCAGCGAAGAAGGAAG CAAGCGGATCTCAgaaaaagcaaaaagcaaag GTAGAAGAAGATGAAATTGAAGAGCTCTCGGATGATCCCTCTCAG GATGATGATGCAGCTCCTGCTAAGAAGCAGCGAGGAACTCCAAAGGGAAAACAGTCAGCAGCAAAGAAGGAAG CAAGCGGATCCCGGAAAAAGAAAAAGCCGAAG GTAGACGAGGAGCTCTCTGATGAATCCTATCAG GACGACGacatgggcgaggaggaggaggacgatgatagCGATGACGACTGGGCCGGGTAA